A single region of the Thermotoga profunda AZM34c06 genome encodes:
- a CDS encoding DUF6259 domain-containing protein, with product MVEKWDHYPVYMWAGPGTIRINKVKFPGKSIDEQVHIKGGLREGAARLKKMGYNWAYCSYNWGFPPEIEKEDHEYFRKTVEEYHAQGLKVFGYVQFSNAVFTGSYLTKRWYALDPYGEKINYYSGRYLVCPTDPEWKEHLKEIVIGIVNAGADGVFFDNMFGSWFGFRPCYCDRCQDLFKEFAEKQGFDVKGIPHHLSENIESRLYLIWRRKIIWQTVEELSEVARKLKKDILISSNSFEAGISELSIMAGIDLREAFRVQDLVMIENHQIPRKFHDIQIFNTMTYRIAHAHSKGKAVTSVPYMFGIGDDSVYPVRLYLQAMAEAYSNDSVMVLKGTEYFHNGKWTLLTDDQFEDVRNQIENYHKWYKQNLVKDLYGERAARIGIFHPYDSLTFHWEKTALPFFAAQHELIRSNIDYKVVWDNFEGVDLLLVPPIFEENEINIVKKFKKNKIFLGYSPFENEKLIWSDVYKIISLNQKPEQQLALEQDLALLNFSTYFNDQVWRERLQKNGFLFFNYLNYCYTFTHPFNAEELIEIVENYQDWKIKSDGFVITTSYKQDNLLKVHVVNLEERKTEIDLVLPQGFELKEVCEYSCDGVFVHRIYFIST from the coding sequence ATGGTCGAGAAATGGGATCATTACCCAGTTTATATGTGGGCAGGACCAGGTACGATAAGGATCAATAAAGTCAAATTCCCTGGTAAATCTATTGATGAACAAGTTCATATCAAGGGAGGCTTACGTGAGGGTGCAGCTCGGCTTAAGAAAATGGGATACAATTGGGCTTATTGTAGTTATAACTGGGGGTTTCCTCCAGAAATCGAGAAGGAAGATCATGAATATTTCAGAAAGACTGTTGAAGAGTATCATGCGCAAGGCCTTAAAGTATTTGGATATGTACAGTTCTCTAATGCAGTTTTCACTGGTTCATACTTGACAAAACGCTGGTACGCTTTAGATCCTTATGGTGAAAAGATAAATTATTATTCTGGCAGATACTTAGTTTGTCCCACAGATCCAGAGTGGAAAGAGCATTTGAAAGAAATCGTGATTGGAATAGTCAATGCAGGAGCTGACGGTGTTTTCTTTGATAACATGTTTGGTTCATGGTTTGGTTTTCGCCCATGTTATTGTGATAGATGTCAAGATTTGTTCAAAGAGTTTGCAGAAAAACAGGGTTTCGATGTCAAAGGTATACCACATCACCTCAGTGAGAATATTGAATCAAGACTCTACTTGATTTGGAGAAGAAAGATAATTTGGCAAACAGTGGAGGAACTTTCTGAAGTTGCACGGAAGCTCAAAAAAGATATCTTGATTTCTTCAAACTCTTTCGAAGCAGGTATAAGTGAACTTTCGATCATGGCTGGAATAGATCTGAGAGAGGCTTTCAGAGTACAAGACTTAGTTATGATAGAAAATCATCAAATTCCGAGAAAATTTCATGATATACAGATCTTTAATACGATGACCTATAGAATAGCTCACGCACACAGCAAGGGGAAGGCTGTAACTTCTGTACCCTACATGTTTGGAATCGGAGATGATTCTGTTTATCCTGTTAGATTATACCTTCAAGCTATGGCAGAGGCATATTCAAATGACTCAGTGATGGTTCTCAAAGGCACGGAATATTTTCACAATGGTAAGTGGACTTTGCTGACGGACGATCAGTTTGAAGATGTACGTAATCAGATAGAGAATTATCACAAATGGTACAAACAAAATCTTGTTAAAGATCTCTATGGTGAGCGTGCGGCAAGAATAGGTATCTTTCATCCTTATGATTCGTTAACCTTTCATTGGGAGAAAACAGCACTACCTTTCTTTGCAGCACAGCACGAATTAATTCGTTCGAACATAGATTACAAAGTGGTTTGGGACAATTTTGAAGGAGTAGATCTTCTGCTTGTACCACCAATCTTTGAAGAAAATGAGATAAATATCGTGAAAAAATTCAAGAAAAATAAGATCTTTCTTGGCTATTCGCCTTTTGAAAATGAAAAATTGATATGGAGTGATGTATACAAAATAATCTCTCTTAATCAGAAACCCGAACAACAATTGGCTTTAGAACAAGATTTAGCATTATTGAATTTTTCAACATATTTTAATGATCAAGTATGGAGAGAGCGACTTCAAAAAAATGGTTTTTTGTTCTTCAATTATCTCAATTACTGTTATACATTTACACATCCTTTCAATGCTGAAGAACTCATTGAGATAGTCGAAAACTATCAAGATTGGAAAATAAAATCAGATGGTTTTGTTATCACAACTTCATACAAACAGGACAATCTTTTGAAGGTACATGTTGTGAATCTTGAAGAAAGGAAAACGGAAATTGATCTGGTGTTACCACAAGGATTCGAATTAAAAGAAGTATGCGAATACAGTTGCGATGGGGTTTTTGTACATAGAATTTATTTCATCAGCACATGA
- the gyaR gene encoding glyoxylate reductase encodes MTKPRVFVTSKIPEQGLKILFENFDVQVSDYDGLIPKKILLEKVKGIDGLLCLLADPIDKEVIEAAGPQLKVIANYAVGYNNIDVEEATKRGIMVTNTPGVLTETTADLAWALMMAIARRIVEGDKFVRAGKFRGWEPMLLLGTDLYGATLGIIGFGRIGQAVARRAIGFKMKVLYYSRSRVNEQIEKELNATYVDLETLLKESDFVSLHLPLTKQTHHLIGQDQLKLMKKEAYLINTARGPIVDEKALVKALKENWIRGAALDVFENEPEIEPELLELENVVLAPHIGSASYNTRTKMSIMAAENIVKALSGEVPPNLVNIEVLKKK; translated from the coding sequence ATGACAAAACCAAGAGTTTTTGTAACAAGTAAAATACCAGAACAAGGCTTGAAAATATTGTTTGAAAACTTTGATGTGCAGGTTAGTGATTATGATGGTCTTATACCAAAGAAAATTCTTTTGGAAAAAGTAAAAGGCATTGACGGTCTTTTGTGCCTTCTGGCTGACCCGATAGACAAAGAAGTCATAGAAGCAGCGGGGCCACAACTAAAAGTAATAGCAAATTATGCTGTTGGCTACAACAACATCGATGTTGAAGAGGCCACTAAAAGAGGTATCATGGTGACCAATACACCGGGAGTTCTTACAGAAACTACCGCCGATCTGGCATGGGCGTTGATGATGGCCATTGCCAGAAGGATCGTCGAAGGCGACAAATTCGTTAGGGCTGGCAAATTTCGCGGATGGGAACCCATGTTGCTCTTGGGTACAGATCTCTACGGGGCAACATTGGGTATTATTGGTTTTGGTAGGATAGGTCAAGCCGTCGCAAGAAGAGCTATCGGTTTCAAGATGAAGGTTCTCTATTATAGCCGTTCAAGGGTTAATGAACAAATCGAGAAAGAACTGAATGCAACATACGTTGATTTAGAAACACTTTTGAAAGAATCAGATTTTGTCAGCTTACATCTTCCACTTACAAAACAGACACATCATCTGATAGGTCAAGATCAATTGAAGCTCATGAAGAAAGAAGCTTATTTGATAAATACAGCACGTGGTCCAATTGTGGACGAAAAAGCCCTTGTTAAAGCGTTAAAGGAAAATTGGATCAGAGGAGCTGCACTCGATGTTTTCGAGAATGAGCCAGAAATTGAGCCAGAACTACTCGAATTAGAAAACGTCGTTCTTGCACCGCACATTGGTTCGGCATCCTACAATACAAGAACAAAAATGTCTATCATGGCGGCCGAGAACATTGTAAAGGCCTTGAGTGGTGAGGTGCCACCAAATTTGGTGAATATCGAAGTCTTAAAGAAAAAGTGA
- a CDS encoding sugar phosphate isomerase/epimerase family protein, whose protein sequence is MIWHDRFYMGLIHFMAYPNAKTQEEILSTIKRVLNDEFFQAVEVSALVDEDTFKKIGKMCETAKVELLVAAQPLILTKNLNLNSLDENERLRAVQEAKASIDKAYISGAKAVAFLSGKMPNSQIENAKKELVKSLEELCDYAKLKGKEHGYTVAVNLEVFDWSVDKKALVGPAPVAFEIASEVRNSCENFGLTIDLSHQPLLFEDSFYTIGLLSPFITHVHIGNAVLEKDHPSYGDLHPRFGIKGGSNDVEELTYFLKALLKNNYFEKKVATQKPVISFEVKPLPDEDPDLVVANAKRTFLMAYSKLLKEVQ, encoded by the coding sequence TTGATATGGCACGATCGATTCTATATGGGTTTGATACATTTTATGGCCTATCCAAATGCAAAAACCCAGGAAGAAATACTCTCAACGATTAAAAGAGTGCTCAACGATGAATTTTTCCAGGCCGTTGAAGTAAGTGCGCTTGTAGATGAAGATACTTTCAAAAAAATAGGAAAGATGTGTGAAACGGCAAAGGTCGAATTACTCGTTGCAGCACAACCTCTGATACTAACAAAAAATCTCAATTTGAATTCACTTGATGAGAATGAACGACTCAGAGCAGTCCAAGAAGCCAAGGCATCTATCGACAAAGCGTATATCAGTGGTGCAAAGGCAGTGGCATTTTTGAGTGGTAAGATGCCAAATAGTCAGATTGAAAACGCAAAAAAAGAACTTGTAAAATCACTTGAAGAGTTATGTGATTACGCCAAATTAAAAGGTAAAGAACATGGCTACACAGTTGCAGTGAATCTGGAAGTCTTTGATTGGTCTGTGGACAAAAAAGCTCTCGTTGGACCAGCACCTGTGGCATTTGAAATTGCGTCAGAAGTCAGAAATTCTTGTGAAAACTTTGGTCTTACCATTGATCTTTCTCACCAACCATTACTTTTTGAAGATTCATTTTACACAATCGGTTTACTTTCACCTTTCATAACACACGTTCACATTGGTAACGCAGTTCTTGAAAAAGATCACCCTTCCTATGGAGATCTACATCCAAGATTTGGTATAAAAGGTGGAAGCAACGATGTCGAAGAACTCACTTATTTTCTGAAAGCACTTTTGAAGAACAATTACTTTGAAAAAAAGGTTGCAACCCAAAAACCTGTGATATCTTTTGAAGTAAAACCATTACCAGATGAAGATCCAGATCTTGTAGTTGCAAACGCAAAAAGAACCTTTCTCATGGCGTATTCAAAACTTTTAAAGGAGGTTCAGTGA
- a CDS encoding HpcH/HpaI aldolase family protein translates to MKENKTKRLLKEGKTVIGTMVSEIRTPSIAQMLATAGFDFFVIDTEHSSFSLETVQDMIWAAKAGGITPIVRVPTRFGHHNLSRPLDCGAEGLLIPQIEEIDVVEQVIKATKYYPVGERGMATRKAPVGFSSVKKEEYIKWANENTMIILQIESRKAIENLDKFKMPGVDAFLLGPNDLSQDLGFPGEIDHPLVQSYVAKFVQKSLDLGIPCGIHLSTPDAIKPWAQMGMKLLVCSSDINLIVDSARKIVDSLRMF, encoded by the coding sequence ATGAAGGAAAATAAAACAAAAAGACTCCTGAAAGAGGGGAAAACAGTTATTGGAACAATGGTGAGTGAAATCAGAACACCGAGTATAGCCCAGATGCTTGCCACAGCGGGATTTGATTTTTTTGTCATAGACACTGAACACTCGTCGTTTAGTCTTGAAACCGTACAAGATATGATATGGGCTGCAAAAGCCGGTGGAATAACACCCATAGTAAGAGTACCTACAAGGTTTGGCCATCACAACTTATCAAGACCACTTGATTGTGGTGCAGAGGGCTTGTTAATACCACAAATTGAGGAAATAGACGTTGTTGAACAAGTGATAAAAGCAACAAAATATTACCCTGTGGGTGAAAGAGGTATGGCTACAAGAAAGGCACCGGTGGGTTTTTCATCCGTCAAAAAAGAAGAATATATCAAATGGGCAAATGAAAATACAATGATAATTCTTCAAATCGAAAGTAGAAAGGCTATAGAAAATCTCGATAAATTCAAAATGCCTGGGGTTGACGCGTTTTTGTTGGGGCCAAACGATCTCTCCCAAGATCTTGGTTTTCCTGGTGAAATTGATCATCCACTTGTCCAAAGCTATGTGGCAAAATTTGTCCAAAAATCTCTGGATCTTGGCATCCCATGTGGTATACATCTTTCAACACCTGACGCAATTAAACCTTGGGCTCAGATGGGTATGAAACTCTTGGTTTGTTCAAGTGATATAAATCTAATTGTAGATAGTGCGAGAAAGATAGTGGATTCTCTGAGAATGTTTTAA
- a CDS encoding hydroxyacid dehydrogenase: MKVMIVQPIHESGIELLKKAGFEIVHASDANPETVAKEIVDVDGVIVRTSPFTAKVIQSAPKLKVIARHGVGLDNVDLEEASKRGIWVVNTPNANAISVAEATIAFILALAKRLKQMDYETRNNNFKIRDLFSTIDLDSKTLGIIGLGRIGTLVAKKCQLAFSMRVLAFDPYVNKEKANEIGVKLVSLESLLKESDFVTIHAPLTNETRNLIGETQLRLMKSTAFIINMARGPLWDENAVLKALNEGWIAGAATDVFVEEPPRSDHPFFNCDKILLTPHNSALTKECVVRMAQDAAQGVIEVLSGKIPTFPTNTDLLKKYGYEVTR; this comes from the coding sequence ATGAAAGTGATGATCGTTCAACCCATTCACGAAAGTGGGATTGAGTTGTTAAAAAAAGCAGGTTTTGAAATCGTTCACGCCTCTGATGCCAACCCAGAGACTGTGGCAAAGGAAATAGTTGATGTTGATGGTGTCATAGTTAGAACATCGCCTTTCACAGCTAAGGTCATTCAAAGTGCCCCAAAATTAAAGGTAATAGCTCGTCATGGTGTTGGTTTGGACAATGTAGATCTTGAAGAGGCATCAAAAAGAGGCATCTGGGTTGTGAATACACCCAATGCAAATGCCATCTCTGTAGCAGAAGCAACCATTGCATTTATTCTCGCACTCGCAAAAAGACTCAAACAAATGGACTATGAAACAAGAAATAACAACTTCAAGATACGAGATTTATTCTCTACTATAGATCTGGATTCGAAAACTTTGGGAATAATAGGCCTTGGAAGAATCGGCACACTTGTTGCAAAAAAATGCCAGCTGGCTTTTTCAATGAGAGTTTTGGCATTCGATCCATATGTTAACAAAGAAAAAGCCAATGAAATTGGTGTGAAACTTGTATCTTTGGAAAGTCTTTTGAAAGAATCTGATTTTGTCACCATACACGCACCACTTACAAACGAGACAAGAAATCTCATAGGCGAGACACAACTTAGATTGATGAAATCAACTGCGTTCATCATAAACATGGCGCGTGGGCCATTATGGGATGAAAATGCCGTGTTGAAAGCTTTAAATGAAGGATGGATCGCAGGAGCAGCTACAGATGTCTTTGTAGAGGAACCACCAAGATCTGATCATCCATTTTTCAATTGTGACAAGATCTTGCTCACACCTCATAATTCTGCTTTAACAAAAGAATGTGTAGTGAGAATGGCTCAAGATGCAGCACAAGGTGTGATAGAGGTGCTTTCAGGTAAGATACCAACCTTTCCAACTAATACAGATCTCTTAAAAAAATACGGTTATGAGGTGACAAGATGA
- a CDS encoding LacI family DNA-binding transcriptional regulator: MKKYVTMKDIAKQAGVSINTVSKALRGKEDISKQTRQKILKIAKEIGYIKNSTAFALRRNQTKTIGVVIEDSSNPFFAEVLKGIEVATRKFGYQLLLMNTETDPKTQSQAITTLLERRVEGLLISPFGQNTEDFEKLLKMNFPFVLIGRHMYRSDIDEIYNEEIKGGYLATKHLISKGRKRILFINTNMDNSASKMRYEGYKKALFESDIELSEDYLVTVPYNKNMEAGYMGVKEAIKRGVDFDSIFCYNDMFAFGAIKALDELGKKVPEDVAVVGYDDICFASYFRPPLTTIQIKKYEMGFEAFKTLLERISGRRKNCKQLILDVELIIRKTT; encoded by the coding sequence GTGAAAAAATACGTGACAATGAAAGATATCGCCAAACAAGCCGGTGTCTCGATTAATACCGTTTCTAAAGCATTGAGGGGTAAGGAAGATATAAGTAAACAGACTCGGCAGAAGATACTTAAAATAGCCAAAGAAATCGGTTATATAAAGAACTCAACAGCTTTCGCACTGAGAAGAAATCAGACAAAAACCATTGGAGTTGTAATAGAAGACAGCTCCAATCCTTTTTTTGCCGAAGTTCTAAAAGGTATTGAAGTTGCCACAAGAAAATTCGGTTATCAATTACTTTTGATGAACACAGAAACAGATCCAAAAACGCAATCACAGGCTATTACTACTTTACTTGAAAGAAGAGTTGAAGGACTCTTGATCAGTCCATTTGGACAAAACACAGAGGATTTTGAAAAACTTTTGAAGATGAATTTTCCTTTTGTATTAATCGGCAGACATATGTACCGTTCAGATATCGATGAAATATACAACGAAGAGATCAAGGGAGGTTATTTGGCGACAAAACATCTAATTTCAAAGGGCAGAAAACGCATACTTTTCATAAACACAAACATGGATAATTCCGCATCTAAAATGAGATATGAAGGTTATAAAAAAGCACTTTTTGAATCAGATATAGAACTCTCTGAAGATTACCTTGTCACTGTACCATATAACAAAAACATGGAAGCAGGCTATATGGGTGTCAAAGAAGCAATCAAAAGGGGTGTAGATTTTGATTCTATATTTTGCTACAACGATATGTTCGCATTTGGTGCGATAAAAGCACTGGATGAACTTGGGAAAAAAGTTCCAGAAGATGTAGCGGTCGTTGGTTATGACGATATTTGTTTTGCATCTTATTTTCGCCCACCTTTGACCACCATCCAAATCAAGAAATATGAAATGGGTTTTGAAGCCTTCAAAACTTTATTGGAAAGGATCAGTGGCAGAAGAAAGAATTGTAAACAGTTGATACTGGATGTTGAATTAATAATCAGGAAAACCACCTGA
- a CDS encoding glycoside hydrolase family 2 protein: protein MRIILNQNWKLTYEDGVICNDISLPHEFPITEQSYPNPVCLSGLYERELVELKGLSDKRVLLRFHGIDYLSKVYINGKQILDHENGYDLFDIEITESLNFDGHDTLKIFVSDFDIINKPEIVMGKQDWYGNACGIIQNVELWIVDKIFIKSAKFIPMKDLKTIKCEIEFSDGQEHDFSLTVIDPSGIQILSEKFNYSTFDFAIENPKLWSLKSPQLYTAIIDFTDGVSKDRFQTKFGIRTIDTNKDKILFNGEPIYLFGALDQNFYPINHYILPKKDDLISEFLKAKEMGLNLLRFHVKIPDDLYLEVADELGLLVWIDLPYARQLNEGSMEYLEKLLENLLKRHANHPSFVVLSLINESWGIDLSKEKERKWLELFYRKAKNLDNTRLYVDNSACVGNFHVISDIDDFHFYNSFPYHNTQWNKKIENFATGDFKSFFESDRELPKVVSEFGIWGLSDPKDWEGNWMRFPVTTMGVKFPNSSPIDAIARVCGFHNIDDFIYQAQLHQFLGLKYQIERMRLRPEISGYVITEFSDIAWEANGLLDYNRMPKVFHSKLRFLNREILPIIKDHRAIIKDDDIYHAQVYIANNSGRNIDANLVIRTDTKILKQVPISLKKWSVSKIMDFSTKLEPSTQNIFLEIFEGGDLINRNFYPIVVLRPSPLKDEIVWVNGDILQDDELVSISEKQKLHGFLDLSGDWISNLTIFNTKRNKNISALLWSLGEVTSEYVLMMKQDKIPSSDNSIINKITGWGYAFTSLLYTKEIEGRRKIFTTLKDDLISRLIISYILY from the coding sequence ATGAGAATTATTTTGAATCAAAATTGGAAATTAACCTACGAAGATGGTGTAATCTGCAACGATATCTCTCTACCACATGAATTTCCCATAACTGAACAAAGCTATCCAAATCCAGTTTGCCTTTCTGGTTTATATGAAAGAGAACTGGTCGAATTAAAAGGACTGTCTGATAAAAGAGTCTTGCTGAGATTCCACGGAATCGACTACCTGTCGAAGGTCTACATAAACGGAAAACAAATCTTAGACCATGAAAATGGCTATGACCTGTTTGATATTGAGATAACAGAATCACTAAATTTTGATGGTCATGATACATTAAAGATCTTTGTCTCTGATTTTGATATAATCAATAAACCTGAAATCGTTATGGGCAAACAAGATTGGTATGGGAATGCTTGTGGAATAATTCAGAATGTTGAATTATGGATTGTAGACAAGATTTTCATAAAATCTGCAAAGTTCATACCAATGAAAGACCTAAAAACCATCAAGTGTGAAATTGAATTCTCTGATGGACAGGAACATGACTTCTCCTTAACTGTGATAGATCCATCAGGAATACAAATTTTGAGTGAAAAATTTAATTACTCAACATTTGATTTTGCCATTGAGAATCCAAAACTTTGGTCTCTGAAATCCCCTCAACTTTACACAGCCATAATTGATTTCACCGACGGTGTTTCAAAAGATAGGTTTCAAACAAAATTCGGTATTAGAACGATAGATACAAATAAAGATAAAATACTATTCAATGGCGAACCTATTTACTTGTTTGGTGCTCTTGATCAGAATTTCTATCCGATCAATCACTACATACTACCCAAAAAGGATGATCTCATCTCTGAATTTTTGAAAGCAAAGGAAATGGGACTAAATCTTTTGAGATTTCATGTGAAAATCCCAGACGATCTTTACTTGGAAGTTGCAGATGAACTTGGACTCTTGGTATGGATAGACCTGCCATACGCAAGACAGTTAAACGAAGGATCGATGGAATACCTGGAGAAATTGCTTGAAAACCTTCTAAAAAGGCATGCAAACCATCCGAGTTTTGTTGTTCTAAGTTTGATAAATGAAAGCTGGGGTATCGATCTATCCAAAGAAAAAGAAAGAAAGTGGCTCGAATTGTTTTACAGAAAAGCTAAAAATCTTGACAATACAAGACTCTATGTAGACAACTCCGCTTGTGTTGGTAATTTTCATGTCATCTCAGATATAGATGATTTTCACTTCTATAATTCATTTCCATACCACAACACACAGTGGAACAAAAAAATAGAAAATTTCGCTACCGGAGATTTTAAGAGTTTTTTTGAATCAGACAGAGAGTTACCAAAGGTTGTATCAGAATTTGGTATCTGGGGGCTTTCTGATCCAAAAGATTGGGAAGGTAATTGGATGAGATTTCCTGTAACCACAATGGGTGTGAAATTTCCAAACTCATCACCTATCGATGCAATTGCTCGCGTTTGTGGTTTTCACAACATAGATGATTTCATCTACCAAGCTCAGCTTCACCAATTCTTAGGTTTGAAATATCAAATAGAAAGGATGAGACTCAGGCCAGAGATTTCAGGTTATGTCATAACTGAATTTTCAGATATTGCTTGGGAAGCCAATGGGCTACTGGATTATAATCGTATGCCAAAGGTCTTTCATTCCAAATTGAGGTTTCTCAACAGAGAGATCTTGCCAATCATTAAAGATCACAGAGCAATCATCAAAGATGATGATATCTATCACGCGCAAGTTTATATAGCTAATAATTCAGGAAGAAATATCGATGCAAATTTGGTCATCAGAACAGATACCAAGATTCTCAAACAGGTACCAATTTCATTGAAAAAATGGTCGGTATCAAAGATCATGGATTTTTCAACAAAACTGGAACCAAGTACACAGAATATTTTTCTTGAAATTTTTGAAGGCGGGGACTTAATCAATCGCAATTTCTACCCAATAGTTGTTTTGAGACCATCACCTTTGAAAGATGAGATAGTTTGGGTAAATGGTGATATATTGCAAGATGATGAACTCGTATCGATCTCTGAAAAGCAAAAACTTCATGGCTTTTTAGATCTATCAGGAGATTGGATAAGCAATTTGACCATATTCAATACAAAAAGAAATAAGAATATATCGGCTTTACTATGGTCTTTAGGTGAGGTCACATCAGAATATGTGCTTATGATGAAACAAGACAAAATACCAAGTTCTGACAACTCAATCATAAACAAAATCACTGGTTGGGGTTATGCCTTTACCTCTCTGTTGTACACAAAAGAAATAGAAGGAAGGCGAAAGATCTTCACAACATTGAAAGATGATCTAATTTCAAGACTGATTATTTCTTATATACTATACTAA
- a CDS encoding carbohydrate ABC transporter permease, translated as MRLKKYLLTTLAIVLSIIYLIPLIWMVLASFQSQKDILAGKWIPSKWSADNYRTILQRAKIGTWFINSLISSSVGTVGIIVICTLAAYVVSRMNFPGRRLLYILSLTGFMIPSQAIAIPLYLMIRKVGLVNNLFGIIIPALPSSMAVFILSQFMKAIPADYEEAARLDGAGELDIMFKIILPMSIPSIITVAVLHFTWIWNDFFWPLIVMTNEKMYTLPVGLVALAGSDVNIRYGPIMAANVMASLPVIVVYLFMQRYLTRGVILSLR; from the coding sequence ATGAGATTAAAAAAATACCTTTTGACAACTCTGGCAATTGTATTGTCTATTATTTACTTGATTCCCCTTATCTGGATGGTTTTAGCGTCTTTTCAATCGCAGAAAGATATCCTTGCTGGAAAATGGATACCGTCCAAATGGTCGGCTGATAATTACAGAACGATACTCCAAAGGGCAAAGATAGGCACTTGGTTCATAAACAGTTTAATCTCTTCTTCGGTAGGAACAGTTGGCATCATCGTAATTTGTACGCTTGCGGCGTATGTAGTGAGTCGAATGAATTTTCCGGGGAGAAGGTTATTGTACATTTTGTCTTTGACTGGTTTTATGATACCAAGTCAGGCAATTGCCATCCCACTATATTTGATGATCAGAAAAGTCGGTCTTGTGAATAATCTATTTGGAATAATAATACCAGCTTTACCTTCCTCAATGGCAGTTTTCATACTCTCACAGTTCATGAAAGCCATACCAGCTGACTATGAAGAGGCTGCGAGATTAGATGGTGCAGGTGAGTTAGATATAATGTTCAAAATCATTTTGCCAATGTCGATACCTTCTATCATAACGGTAGCTGTGCTCCATTTTACCTGGATATGGAATGACTTTTTTTGGCCCCTGATCGTTATGACGAATGAAAAGATGTACACCCTACCAGTTGGATTAGTGGCACTGGCTGGTTCGGATGTCAACATACGGTATGGTCCAATAATGGCAGCAAACGTGATGGCATCTTTACCAGTTATAGTAGTTTATCTTTTCATGCAAAGGTATCTAACGCGCGGGGTAATCCTGAGTCTGAGATGA
- a CDS encoding carbohydrate ABC transporter permease, which yields MTVYNKKKHTLLAYLFFLPFGVLLIIFKLIPFVNSVRMVFYKWDILGTPQFIGFANFTRMFSDKVFLSSLWHTFYFVILTVPPIMILSFLVAVLANSKMHAGGFMRSAFYLPYTLTISVVCLTWALLYNPYFGLISKATKSIGLKTINWLVDPTWAMPAVAITTVWWTMGFCVVLYIAGLQQIPTSYYEAAELDGASGFKKMIFITIPLLKRVHVLVIVTQIIASLQIFGQVYIMTAGGPAGKTRTVMQYIYEQGFRYFKMGYAQSMAFIMFLIMLVFSYLQLRLMISSSKEELI from the coding sequence ATGACTGTTTATAACAAGAAAAAACACACATTACTGGCTTATTTATTTTTTCTACCATTTGGTGTTTTGTTGATTATCTTCAAATTGATACCCTTTGTAAATTCAGTCAGGATGGTGTTCTACAAATGGGATATTTTGGGTACCCCTCAATTCATAGGTTTTGCTAATTTCACACGTATGTTCTCTGACAAGGTTTTTCTATCATCATTGTGGCACACCTTTTATTTTGTCATCTTGACAGTTCCACCAATCATGATCCTGTCTTTTTTGGTCGCCGTACTTGCAAATAGCAAGATGCATGCAGGGGGATTCATGAGATCGGCTTTTTATCTCCCATACACTTTGACGATTTCAGTTGTTTGTCTAACATGGGCATTGCTTTACAATCCATATTTTGGACTGATCTCGAAGGCTACAAAGTCCATTGGTTTGAAGACCATCAATTGGCTTGTCGACCCAACTTGGGCTATGCCAGCCGTCGCTATCACTACAGTTTGGTGGACGATGGGTTTTTGTGTTGTTCTATATATTGCGGGGTTGCAACAGATACCGACTTCTTATTATGAAGCGGCAGAACTTGATGGTGCAAGTGGTTTTAAGAAAATGATCTTTATAACAATACCACTTCTGAAAAGGGTACATGTTCTTGTCATCGTGACTCAAATCATTGCCTCACTTCAAATCTTTGGACAAGTTTACATTATGACAGCGGGAGGACCAGCTGGAAAGACTCGAACAGTTATGCAATATATCTATGAACAGGGTTTTAGATACTTCAAAATGGGTTACGCTCAAAGTATGGCATTTATCATGTTCCTCATAATGCTTGTTTTTTCATACCTACAACTGCGTTTGATGATTTCCTCTTCAAAAGAGGAGTTGATATAG